A window of the Streptomyces sp. NBC_00454 genome harbors these coding sequences:
- a CDS encoding TetR/AcrR family transcriptional regulator: MVRAGLTAERVTLAGAELADEVGLDRVTMSQVARRLGVKDASLYAHVRNLEDLRGRIALLAADEKTIRIAEATAGRAGKDALLAFANAWREYAHRHPGRYAATQAAIRIDPELAARAPGPRRAVELTYGMLRGYGLAEPDLTDAVRLLRSTFHGFVALEAAGGFGHARPPQDSWIRALDALHTLLEHWPPSPSSREGVSS; this comes from the coding sequence ATGGTGCGGGCAGGGCTGACGGCGGAGCGGGTGACGCTCGCGGGCGCCGAACTGGCGGACGAGGTCGGACTGGACCGCGTGACGATGTCGCAGGTGGCGCGGCGGCTGGGTGTGAAGGACGCGAGCCTCTACGCCCACGTGCGCAACCTGGAGGACCTGCGCGGCAGGATCGCGCTGCTGGCGGCGGACGAGAAGACCATCCGCATCGCGGAGGCCACCGCCGGCCGGGCGGGCAAGGACGCGCTCCTCGCGTTCGCCAACGCCTGGCGGGAGTACGCACACCGGCACCCCGGCCGTTACGCGGCGACGCAGGCCGCGATCCGCATCGACCCCGAACTGGCCGCCCGGGCGCCCGGACCGCGGCGCGCGGTCGAGCTGACCTACGGAATGCTGCGCGGCTACGGACTGGCCGAGCCCGACCTGACCGACGCGGTCCGGTTGCTGCGCAGCACGTTCCACGGGTTCGTCGCCCTGGAAGCCGCCGGCGGCTTCGGGCACGCACGCCCGCCCCAGGACTCGTGGATCCGCGCCCTCGACGCCCTGCACACCCTCCTGGAGCACTGGCCCCCCTCCCCCTCCTCCCGAGAAGGAGTCTCCTCATGA
- a CDS encoding alpha/beta fold hydrolase — protein MTTPTIGSLRVNGATLHYEVRGRGPLLLLIPGGTGGAAAFDDVAEDLAAEYTVATYDPRGLSRSPLDDPEAEQRVAEHADDALRILELLSPGEPARVFAASSGAIAAVHLLTTHPGRVERLVAHEPPLVEVLPDAARHRAFLARVQETLRTQGLMPALAVFAAGLKAAGDTGDTGGPQPEPELRLPPRAAARAEQTMAGLPYFVGRIVPAFMSYTPDLHRLQALSHRLVLAGGQDSHGELPYRSAEFLAERLGEQLLHFPGGHTGLTTHPAEFAELLRKALRG, from the coding sequence ATGACCACCCCGACCATCGGCAGCCTGCGCGTGAACGGGGCGACCCTGCACTACGAAGTGCGGGGCCGGGGTCCGCTCCTGCTGCTCATTCCCGGAGGGACGGGCGGCGCGGCCGCCTTCGACGACGTGGCCGAGGACCTGGCCGCCGAGTACACGGTGGCGACCTACGACCCGCGCGGCCTCTCCCGGAGCCCGCTGGACGATCCCGAGGCCGAACAGCGGGTGGCCGAGCACGCCGACGACGCCCTGCGCATCCTGGAACTGCTGTCGCCCGGCGAACCGGCCCGGGTGTTCGCCGCCAGCTCCGGGGCGATCGCCGCCGTGCACCTGCTCACCACGCACCCCGGCCGCGTCGAACGCCTCGTGGCGCACGAACCCCCGCTGGTGGAGGTCCTCCCGGACGCCGCCCGGCACCGCGCGTTCCTCGCGCGGGTGCAGGAGACGCTGCGCACCCAGGGGCTCATGCCCGCCCTCGCGGTGTTCGCCGCCGGCCTGAAGGCGGCCGGCGACACCGGCGACACCGGCGGGCCGCAGCCCGAGCCCGAGTTGAGGCTTCCGCCCCGGGCCGCGGCGCGGGCCGAGCAGACGATGGCGGGCCTGCCGTACTTCGTGGGCCGCATCGTGCCCGCCTTCATGTCCTACACCCCGGACCTGCACCGGCTCCAGGCGCTGTCGCACCGGCTCGTGCTCGCCGGCGGCCAGGACTCGCACGGCGAACTGCCCTACCGCTCCGCCGAGTTCCTGGCCGAACGCCTAGGTGAGCAACTCCTGCACTTCCCCGGCGGACACACCGGCCTGACCACGCACCCCGCCGAGTTCGCGGAACTCCTCCGCAAGGCCCTGCGGGGGTAG
- a CDS encoding VWA domain-containing protein yields MTPQQDRAPHPSGTPRAPRPDRRKRYGRLIAALAAAGLLLTGCGSGGGYGGSKQADRGWNGTDAKPRPVAPSPGGSAEGESDGRRASAPPADYLSTFGLDVDTASYGYARRTLADGHLPDPATIRPEEFVNSFRQDYQEPDGDGFSVTVDGARTTDADWSLVRVGLATRGSGQGSDGAERRAPAALTFVVDVSGSMAEPGRLDLVRTSMNLMTDQLHDDDSVAVVTFSGKARTRLAMTPVAGHRDQIHQVVNGLRTDDSTNVEAGITLGYDEAVKALRPGATNRVVLLSDGLANTGATTADAILKRISGARTEHGITLFGVGVGSQYNDAFMEQLADKGDGHTTYVSDSEGARKVFCEELPAQIELRARDAKAQVSFDPQTVERFRLIGYDNRKVADQDFRNDAVDGGEVGPGHTVTALYAVRLRPGATGHVATATVRWLDPSTRAPHERSGGVEESALRGDLWTQAPPRLQITAVAAYFASALRERDGGWERVPGSASLDRLAGHAQRLADRTEDPAVRELADALRQAGQLNR; encoded by the coding sequence ATGACCCCCCAGCAGGATCGCGCGCCCCACCCGTCCGGGACGCCCCGGGCACCCCGCCCGGACCGCAGGAAGAGGTACGGGCGGCTGATCGCCGCGCTCGCCGCGGCCGGCCTGCTGCTGACCGGTTGCGGATCCGGCGGCGGATACGGAGGCTCGAAGCAGGCCGACCGCGGCTGGAACGGAACCGACGCGAAACCGAGACCCGTGGCACCCTCTCCCGGCGGCAGCGCCGAGGGGGAGTCCGACGGACGGCGCGCCAGCGCCCCGCCCGCCGACTACCTCTCCACCTTCGGGCTCGACGTGGACACCGCCAGCTACGGCTACGCCCGCCGCACGCTCGCCGACGGCCACCTGCCCGACCCCGCGACCATCCGCCCCGAAGAGTTCGTCAACAGCTTCCGGCAGGACTACCAGGAGCCCGACGGCGACGGCTTCTCGGTCACCGTCGACGGCGCCCGGACCACCGACGCCGACTGGTCCCTGGTCCGCGTAGGCCTCGCCACCCGCGGCTCCGGGCAGGGCTCGGACGGCGCGGAGCGCCGCGCACCCGCCGCCCTCACCTTCGTCGTGGACGTCTCCGGCTCCATGGCGGAGCCCGGCCGCCTCGACCTCGTGCGCACCTCCATGAACCTGATGACCGACCAGCTGCACGACGACGACTCGGTCGCCGTCGTCACCTTCAGCGGCAAGGCCCGGACCCGGCTCGCGATGACCCCCGTCGCCGGCCACCGCGACCAGATCCACCAGGTCGTCAACGGGCTGCGCACCGACGATTCCACCAACGTCGAAGCGGGCATCACCCTCGGATACGACGAGGCGGTCAAGGCCCTGCGGCCCGGCGCCACCAACCGGGTCGTCCTGCTCTCCGACGGCCTCGCCAACACCGGCGCCACCACCGCCGACGCCATCCTCAAGCGGATTTCCGGAGCCCGTACCGAGCACGGGATCACCCTGTTCGGCGTGGGCGTGGGCAGCCAGTACAACGACGCCTTCATGGAACAGCTCGCCGACAAGGGCGACGGCCACACCACCTATGTCTCCGACAGCGAAGGCGCCCGCAAGGTCTTCTGCGAAGAACTCCCCGCACAGATCGAACTGCGGGCCCGCGACGCCAAGGCGCAGGTCTCCTTCGACCCGCAGACCGTCGAGCGGTTCCGGCTGATCGGCTACGACAACCGCAAGGTCGCCGACCAGGACTTCCGCAACGACGCGGTGGACGGCGGCGAGGTCGGCCCCGGTCACACGGTGACCGCCCTGTACGCGGTCCGGCTGCGCCCCGGCGCGACCGGCCACGTGGCGACGGCCACGGTGCGCTGGCTGGACCCGAGCACCCGGGCCCCGCACGAGCGGTCCGGCGGGGTAGAGGAGAGCGCGCTACGGGGCGACCTGTGGACCCAGGCTCCGCCGCGCCTCCAGATCACGGCGGTGGCGGCCTACTTCGCCTCGGCGCTGCGGGAGCGCGACGGCGGCTGGGAGCGGGTACCGGGCTCCGCCTCCCTGGACCGGCTCGCCGGTCACGCGCAGCGGCTGGCGGACCGCACGGAGGACCCCGCCGTGCGGGAACTGGCGGATGCGCTCCGGCAGGCCGGTCAACTGAACCGATGA
- a CDS encoding EF-hand domain-containing protein, which produces MSAKARKLFDALDLNSDGVLTRAEVISALRTKGPTLAAAGDLPFWGVGDADASSALFDQANLDGDGVLTFEEFEREVDRRFGW; this is translated from the coding sequence ATGAGCGCCAAGGCCCGCAAGCTCTTCGACGCGCTGGATCTCAACAGCGACGGCGTCCTGACGCGTGCCGAGGTGATCAGCGCCCTGCGTACCAAGGGACCCACCCTCGCCGCCGCCGGCGACCTGCCCTTCTGGGGAGTGGGCGACGCGGACGCCTCCTCGGCCCTCTTCGACCAGGCCAACCTGGACGGTGACGGGGTCCTGACCTTCGAGGAGTTCGAGCGCGAGGTCGACCGGCGCTTCGGCTGGTAG
- the rox gene encoding rifampin monooxygenase, translating to MMDVVVAGGGPTGMMLAAELRLHGVHVVVLEKEAEPTRVVRALGLHARSVEVMDQRGLLERFLPLGRQYPVGGFFAGITKPSPDGLDTAHPYVLGIPQTIVERLLTERAAELGVEIRRGHELVGLSQDEHGVTAELADGTQLRSRHLVGCDGGRSTVRKLLGIGFPGEPTRTDTLLGEVELTAPSETVDAVVSEVRKTQLWFGAMPLGDGVYRVVAPAAGVAGDRRVPPTLDELKRQMREAGGTDFGAHSPRWLSRFGDATRLAERYRDGRVLLAGDAAHVHPPVGGQGLNLGVQDAFNLGWKLAAQVRGWAPEGLLDSYQAERRPVAADVLDNTRAQMQLMSLEPNARAVRRLLSELMEFENVNRHLTEKIIATGIRYDLGKGHELVGRRLRDIELERGRLYELMHEGRGLLLDQTGRLSVAGWADRVDHVVDVSGELDVPAVLLRPDGHVVWAGEDQQDLLGRLPGWFGAATG from the coding sequence ATGATGGACGTAGTGGTGGCCGGCGGCGGACCGACCGGCATGATGCTGGCCGCCGAGTTGCGGCTGCACGGTGTGCACGTGGTCGTGCTGGAGAAGGAAGCGGAGCCGACCAGGGTCGTACGGGCCCTCGGCCTGCATGCGCGCAGCGTGGAGGTGATGGACCAGCGCGGTCTGCTGGAGCGGTTCCTCCCGCTCGGCCGGCAGTACCCGGTCGGCGGGTTCTTCGCCGGCATCACCAAGCCGTCGCCGGACGGGCTGGACACCGCTCATCCGTACGTCCTCGGCATCCCGCAGACCATCGTCGAACGCCTGCTGACCGAGCGCGCCGCCGAACTCGGCGTCGAGATCCGGCGCGGCCACGAACTGGTCGGGCTGAGCCAGGACGAGCACGGGGTGACGGCCGAGCTGGCCGACGGTACGCAGCTGCGCTCGCGCCATCTCGTCGGCTGCGACGGCGGCCGCAGCACGGTGCGCAAGCTGCTCGGCATCGGCTTCCCGGGCGAGCCCACCAGGACCGACACCCTGCTGGGCGAAGTGGAGCTGACCGCGCCGTCGGAGACGGTCGACGCGGTGGTGTCCGAAGTCCGTAAGACCCAGCTGTGGTTCGGCGCCATGCCCCTCGGGGACGGGGTGTACCGCGTGGTCGCTCCCGCCGCCGGGGTGGCCGGGGACCGCAGGGTCCCGCCGACCCTGGACGAGCTGAAACGGCAGATGCGGGAGGCCGGCGGCACGGACTTCGGCGCCCACTCGCCGCGCTGGCTGTCCCGCTTCGGCGATGCCACCCGGCTGGCGGAGCGCTACCGGGACGGCCGGGTGCTGCTGGCCGGCGACGCGGCGCACGTACACCCGCCGGTCGGCGGGCAGGGTCTCAACCTCGGGGTCCAGGACGCCTTCAACCTCGGGTGGAAGCTCGCCGCGCAGGTGCGCGGCTGGGCACCGGAGGGGCTGCTGGACAGCTACCAGGCCGAACGGCGCCCGGTGGCCGCCGACGTGCTGGACAACACCCGTGCGCAGATGCAGCTGATGTCCCTCGAACCGAACGCCCGGGCGGTGCGCCGGCTGCTGTCGGAACTGATGGAGTTCGAGAACGTGAACCGGCACCTGACCGAGAAGATCATCGCGACCGGGATCCGCTACGACCTCGGCAAGGGCCACGAGCTCGTCGGGCGGCGGCTGCGGGACATCGAGCTCGAGCGGGGCCGCCTCTACGAGCTGATGCACGAAGGCCGGGGACTGCTGCTCGACCAGACCGGGCGGCTCTCGGTGGCGGGCTGGGCGGACCGGGTCGACCACGTGGTCGACGTCAGCGGAGAACTGGACGTGCCCGCGGTGCTCCTGCGGCCGGACGGCCACGTGGTCTGGGCCGGCGAAGACCAGCAGGACCTGCTCGGCCGGCTGCCCGGGTGGTTCGGCGCGGCCACCGGCTGA
- a CDS encoding ABC transporter permease: MTTLASSPATATASAGSPAEPPAARFRDLIASEWIKTRSLRSTPWVLAFITLFVIGSAAVATLSDKAAGSEPGSFLAYDSFSSPGYMTLILVAGTMGALGVVSEYGSGLIRTTFAAVPDRGAVVLAKAVVTAALWTAVGTVASLGSFLVSQAVLNGHDAAASITHPDVFRPLVASALLAPVCALTGLGLGILLRHAAGTMLAAVFALLMLPTMFSESNRWSADIRHAMVSAAWTRLVQTWEPDPGSLGYSATLPGCWIVFALWPLIAVALAVVVVRRRDV; encoded by the coding sequence ATGACCACACTCGCCTCCTCCCCCGCCACCGCGACCGCCTCGGCCGGCTCCCCCGCCGAGCCGCCCGCCGCCCGGTTCCGCGATCTGATCGCCTCCGAGTGGATCAAGACGCGGTCCCTGCGCTCCACCCCGTGGGTCCTGGCGTTCATCACCCTGTTCGTCATCGGGTCCGCCGCCGTGGCCACGCTCTCCGACAAGGCCGCGGGCTCCGAACCCGGCAGTTTCCTGGCCTACGACTCCTTCTCGTCGCCCGGTTACATGACGCTGATCCTCGTCGCCGGAACCATGGGAGCCCTCGGCGTGGTGAGCGAGTACGGCAGTGGGCTGATCCGCACCACCTTCGCGGCCGTCCCCGACCGCGGTGCGGTCGTCCTCGCCAAAGCGGTCGTCACCGCCGCGCTGTGGACCGCGGTCGGCACGGTCGCCTCCCTGGGTTCCTTCCTGGTCTCCCAGGCCGTCCTGAACGGGCACGACGCCGCGGCTTCGATCACCCACCCCGACGTGTTCCGGCCGCTGGTGGCATCCGCGCTGCTGGCTCCGGTGTGTGCCCTGACCGGCCTGGGCCTCGGCATTCTGCTCCGGCACGCCGCCGGGACGATGCTCGCGGCCGTCTTCGCCCTGCTGATGCTGCCCACCATGTTCTCGGAGAGCAACCGCTGGTCGGCCGACATCAGGCACGCGATGGTCTCGGCCGCCTGGACCCGCCTCGTCCAGACCTGGGAGCCCGATCCCGGATCCCTGGGCTACAGCGCCACGCTCCCCGGCTGCTGGATCGTGTTCGCCCTCTGGCCGCTGATCGCCGTCGCCCTCGCCGTGGTCGTCGTCAGGCGCCGCGACGTGTGA
- a CDS encoding ABC transporter ATP-binding protein: MIEVQELTKRYGGKTAVDQLSFTVRPGQVTGFLGPNGAGKSTTLRMILGLEAPSGGAATVSGVPFRSHSRGLRHVGALLDAGQVHGGRTATAHLSALARSNGISPRRVAEVLHEVGLAEVAGRRIGGYSLGMKQRLGVATALLGDPPVLMFDEPVNGMDPEGVLWMRRLFRRLAAEGRTVFLSSHLMSEMENTADQLVVIGRGKLIAAESVREFAARSTHLGVVVGTRQAAELTAVLSAAGASVEPEGSAGAEKLAVTGLPSERIAVLAFENGILLSELTTRAASLEEAFMELTADSVEYQAGQPR; the protein is encoded by the coding sequence ATGATCGAAGTACAGGAACTCACCAAGCGCTACGGCGGCAAGACCGCCGTCGACCAGCTGTCCTTCACCGTGCGGCCGGGGCAGGTCACCGGTTTCCTCGGCCCCAACGGGGCGGGAAAGTCCACCACGTTGAGGATGATCCTCGGCCTGGAGGCGCCCAGCGGCGGCGCCGCCACCGTCAGCGGGGTCCCCTTCCGCAGCCACTCCCGCGGACTGCGGCACGTCGGCGCCCTCCTCGACGCCGGCCAGGTCCACGGCGGACGCACCGCCACGGCCCATCTGTCGGCCCTGGCGCGCAGCAACGGAATCTCCCCGCGCCGGGTGGCGGAGGTCCTGCACGAGGTGGGCCTGGCCGAGGTGGCGGGCCGCCGCATCGGCGGGTACTCGCTCGGCATGAAGCAGCGGCTGGGGGTGGCCACCGCCCTGCTCGGCGATCCGCCGGTGCTGATGTTCGACGAGCCGGTCAACGGCATGGACCCGGAGGGCGTGCTCTGGATGCGCCGCCTCTTCCGGCGCCTGGCGGCCGAGGGACGCACCGTCTTCCTCTCCAGCCACCTGATGTCGGAGATGGAGAACACCGCCGACCAGCTCGTGGTCATCGGCCGGGGCAAGCTCATCGCAGCCGAGTCGGTACGGGAGTTCGCGGCCCGCAGCACCCACCTCGGTGTGGTGGTGGGCACGCGGCAGGCGGCCGAGCTGACCGCGGTGCTGAGCGCCGCGGGGGCCTCGGTCGAGCCGGAGGGATCGGCGGGCGCCGAGAAGCTCGCCGTGACCGGCCTCCCCTCGGAGCGGATCGCCGTACTCGCCTTCGAGAACGGGATCCTGCTGAGCGAACTCACCACCCGGGCGGCCTCGTTGGAAGAGGCCTTCATGGAACTCACCGCCGACAGCGTCGAATACCAGGCAGGACAGCCCCGATGA